A single Eubalaena glacialis isolate mEubGla1 chromosome 18, mEubGla1.1.hap2.+ XY, whole genome shotgun sequence DNA region contains:
- the LOC133078695 gene encoding LOW QUALITY PROTEIN: leukocyte immunoglobulin-like receptor subfamily A member 6 (The sequence of the model RefSeq protein was modified relative to this genomic sequence to represent the inferred CDS: inserted 1 base in 1 codon), with protein MTPSLTALLCLGLSVGLRTHVQAGTLPKPTIWAEPGSVIPWGSPVTIWCQGTLGVQEFRLDKEGSSAPWDRQPPLEPRDKGKFSIPHMTQPNAGRYHCYYLSPTVWSERSDPLELVVTGVHNKPTLSALPSPVVTSGGNVTLQCGSWQGWDGFILTKEGEPKSSWTLDAQQRPYGQTQALLPVGPVTPSHRWTFRCHGFNRDTPQVWSAPSDPLELLVPGVSGKPSLLTPQGPVVASGQSLTLQCRSDVGYDRFALSQEGGQALPQRPGRQPQAGLSQADFPLGPVTNTHGGRYRCYGGHNLSSEWSAPSDPLDVLVAGWSPDTPSLSVQPGPVVASGENVTLLCQSASTTETFVLSKEGAARPPLRLRSKYRGRHFQAEFSMSPVTSAQSGTYRCYSSLSSNPYLLSQASAPLELVVSGAADAIHPSQNKSDPTRSSHPQDYTVENLIRMGVAGSILLGLGILLSQAPHGHGGXPRCSQELNTRGNHAPSRVVEPWT; from the exons ATGACCCCCAGCCTCACGGCCCTGCTCTGCCTCG GGCTGAGTGTGGGCCTGAGGACCCATGTGCAGGCAG GGACCCTCCCCAAACCCACCATCTGGGCTGAGCCAGGCTCTGTGATCCCCTGGGGGAGCCCCGTGACCATCTGGTGTCAGGGGACCCTGGGGGTCCAGGAGTTCCGTTTGGATAAAGAGGGAAGCTCAGCTCCCTGGGACAGACAGCCCCCACTGGAGCCCAGGGACAAGGGCAAGTTCTCCATCCCACACATGACACAGCCCAACGCAGGGAGATATCACTGTTACTATCTCAGCCCCACTGTCTGGTCAGAGCGCAGTGACCCCCTGGAGCTGGTGGTGACAG gGGTCCACAACAAACCCACCCTCTCAGCCCTGCCGAGCCCTGTGGTGACCTCGGGAGGGAACGTGACCCTCCAGTGTGGCTCATGGCAGGGATGGGACGGGTTCATTCTGACTAAGGAAGGAGAACCCAAGTCCTCCTGGACCCTGGATGCACAGCAACGCCCCTATGGGCAGACCCAGGCCCTGCTCCCCGTGGGTCCCGTGACCCCCAGCCACAGGTGGACGTTCAGATGTCACGGCTTTAACAGGGACACCCCCCAGGTGTGGTCGGCCCCCAGTGACCCCCTGGAGCTCCTGGTCCCAG GTGTATCTGGGAAGCCCTCCCTCCTGACCCCGCAGGGCCCTGTCGTGGCCTCTGGACAGAGCCTGACCCTCCAGTGTCGCTCTGATGTCGGCTATGACAGATTCGCTCTGTCCCAGGAGGGGGGACAGGCCCTCCCCCAGCGCCCTGGCCGGCAGCCCCAGGCTGGGCTCTCTCAGGCCGACTTCCCCCTGGGCCCGGTGACCAACACCCACGGGGGCCGGTACAGATGCTACGGTGGACACAACCTCTCCTCCGAGTGGTCGGCCCCCAGTGACCCCCTGGACGTCCTGGTGGCAG gATGGTCCCCTGACACGCCCTCCCTCTCGGTGCAGCCGGGCCCCGTGGTGGCCTCGGGAGAGAACGTGACCCTGCTGTGTCAGTCAGCGAGCACAACGGAAACTTTCGTTCTGTCGAAGGAGGGGGCAGCCCGTCCCCCACTGCGTCTTAGATCAAAGTACCGAGGTCGGCATTTCCAGGCCGAATTCTCCATGAGTCCTGTGACCTCAGCCCAGAGTGGGACGTACAGGTGCTACAGCTCACTCAGCAGTAACCCCTACCTGCTGTCACAGGCCAGTGCCCCCCTGGAGCTCGTGGTCTCAG GAGCAGCTGACGCCATCCACCCATCACAAAACAAGTCAGATCCCACGAGAT CCTCACACCCCCAAGACTACACAGTGGAGAATCTCATCCGGATGGGCGTGGCCGGCTCGATCCTGCTGGGCCTCGGGATTCTGCTCTCTCAGGCTCCACACGGCCACGGAG ACCCAAGATGCAGCCAGGAGCTGAACACAAGAGGGAACCACGCACCGTCCCGAGTGGTGGAGCCCTGGACATGA